The following are encoded in a window of Nitrospiria bacterium genomic DNA:
- a CDS encoding (2Fe-2S)-binding protein, whose protein sequence is MKKTAITLNVNRESYDLVSYPNRTLLEVLRDDLRLTGAKEGCGEGVCGACTVLIDGTPVRSCLTLAVAVQGKEITTIEGLSLGEKLHPVQEAFINHHAIQCGFCSPGMILTSYALLAENPNPTEKEIRRVLSGNTCRCTGYAKIVEAVKSLAEEGK, encoded by the coding sequence ATGAAGAAAACAGCCATCACCCTGAATGTCAACCGGGAGAGTTACGATCTGGTGTCCTATCCAAACCGGACGCTGCTCGAAGTGCTCCGTGACGATCTCCGCCTCACCGGGGCGAAAGAGGGTTGTGGCGAAGGGGTGTGCGGCGCCTGCACGGTCCTGATTGACGGCACGCCGGTTCGCTCCTGTCTCACGCTTGCTGTCGCCGTGCAGGGCAAAGAGATCACGACCATTGAAGGACTCAGCCTGGGTGAAAAACTCCACCCTGTCCAGGAAGCCTTCATCAACCACCACGCGATCCAGTGCGGGTTCTGCAGTCCCGGCATGATCCTGACCTCTTACGCGCTCCTTGCGGAAAATCCAAATCCCACCGAGAAGGAAATACGCCGCGTCCTCTCCGGGAACACATGCCGCTGCACGGGCTACGCGAAAATTGTCGAAGCAGTAAAATCACTCGCCGAGGAGGGGAAATAG